One part of the Malus sylvestris chromosome 2, drMalSylv7.2, whole genome shotgun sequence genome encodes these proteins:
- the LOC126600823 gene encoding protein LNK2-like isoform X1, giving the protein MFDWNDEELANIIWGEAGESDDHIVPYNEASDDYCNKKEWKQESHTIKPTEQKIHGSKIDLQDRKLENSSNFDTGEGISTSEFGMDSWPDLSLSNVAKSEQHCTAEGIQLDKDGEIFQNSNEGKEQGDLVDYGWANIGSFDDLDQIFSNDDTIFGNVSLGNAEELWSSRDATNSPIKAFPVSSDSRSFTSGAVTNASEHLEIKSDYIQKDDQSIIPGYGKMDYSTGHGLRNVHATLDQVEYAAGKSKPVDKEQSDMDTGKSTLTNPYLNAENSSSPNEIADKVSRQKKLMRCRKKLEEKNEEKSVQDFYGTWPSSRTPSGHFENQSEHFMLQSSPSAALTQKRQLQGPESLPYQESLPYQHISNQSVAQSMYGNLTNPSMHVSSHILPGEFKHQNLFSGCEVSSGKANTINKSLDTSAKPLTMSPQEKIEKLRRRQQLQAMLAIQKQQQQLSHQISSTTQSSSQKCPQENQIQHFERADLEVEGLSTLPSLDPNSSMEQDDSNIVSAAVDDHSAEDTILYRLQDIVSKLDIKIRLCIRDSLFRLAQSAVQRHYNSDTSSSNKISKDEDEVVAKDEINSHNRFGRILDLETETNPIDRTVAHLLFHRPLDSSGKKSDASESPISTKLPCEHKTAGLVNLSNECFPDRVKIKQCFPRQGSVSCCPSADPGSVDQFKNSPLMDTSEDASNNGPAPAHGGTMKVEASL; this is encoded by the exons ATGTTTGATTGGAACGACGAAGAG CTTGCAAACATAATATGGGGTGAGGCAGGTGAGAGTGATGATCATATTGTGCCTTATAACGAGGCAAGTGATGATTATTGCAACAAGAAGGAATGGAAACAAGAGTCTCACACCATCAAGCCTACCGAACAGAAGATCCATGGGTCCAAAATTGACTTGCAAGACAGAAAGTTGGAAAACAGTTCCAATTTTGATACGGGTGAAGGAATTTCTACCTCTGAATTTGGAATGGACTCGTGGCCTGATTTATCATTATCTAATGTTGCAAAAAGTGAACAACATTGCACAG CTGAGGGaatccaacttgataaagatGGTGAAATTTTTCAAaactccaatgaaggtaaagAACAAGGTGATCTTGTTGACTACGGATGGGCTAACATTGGAAGTTTTGATGATCTTGACCAGATTTTCAG CAATGATGACACTATATTTGGCAACGTAAGTCTTGGTAATGCTGAAGAGCTATGGTCTTCTAGAGATGCAACTAACAGTCCAATCAAAGCCTTTCCTGTATCTTCAGATTCACGGAGTTTCACATCAGGTGCGGTAACGAATGCTTCTGAGCATTTGGAAATTAAATCAGACTATATCCAGAAAGATGACCAGTCGATCATCCCAGGCTATGGGAAGATGGATTATTCTACAGGTCATGGTCTGCGGAATGTGCATGCCACACTTGATCAAGTAGAATATGCTGCAGGTAAAAGTAAGCCCGTGGACAAGGAACAG TCAGATATGGACACGGGCAAAAGCACTTTGACAAATCCTTACCTGAATGCTGAAAATTCTTCTTCCCCAAATGAAATAGCTGATAAG GTTTCTAGGCAGAAAAAGTTAATGAGGTGTCGTAAAAAGTTGGAGGAAAAAAATGAGGAGAAATCAGTGCAAGATTTTTATGGTACTTGGCCTTCATCAAGAACCCCTTCTGGACATTTTGAAAACCAATCGGAACACTTCATGCTACAATCTTCCCCTTCTGCAGCTCTCACTCAGAAGAGACAGCTTCAAGGACCCGAGTCTTTACCCTACCAGGAGTCTTTACCCTACCAGCATATCTCAAACCAAAGTGTGGCCCAGTCTATGTATGGGAACCTCACTAATCCATCTATGCATGTGTCATCTCACATTCTGCCTGGGGAATTTAAGCATCAAAATTTGTTTTCTGGTTGTGAAGTTTCTTCTGGAAAGGCAAATACTATAAACAAGTCATTAGATACTTCTGCAAAGCCGCTAACCATGTCTCctcaagaaaaaattgaaaagttaaGGAGGCGGCAGCAACTACAGGCAATGCTTGCCATTCAGAAGCAACAGCAACAACTTAGTCATCAAATCTCTAGTACCACTCAGTCTAGCTCTCAAAAATGTCCGCAGGAAAATCAAATTCAGCACTTTGAGAGAGCTGATCTGGAAGTTGAAGGCTTAAGTACTCTTCCTTCTCTGGACCCAAACTCATCCATGGAACAAGATGATTCCAATATAGTTTCTGCAGCAGTTGATGATCACTCAGCGGAGGATACAATACTTTATAGGCTTCAAGATATTGTATCAAAG TTGGACATCAAAATAAGGCTTTGCATACGGGATAGCTTGTTCCGGTTGGCTCAAAGTGCAGTGCAGAGGCATTATAATAGTGATACTAGCAGTTCAAACAAAATTAGCAAGGATGAGGATGAAGTCGTTGCAAAGGATGAAATCAATAGTCATAACAG GTTTGGTAGGATACTGGATTTGGAAACAGAGACCAATCCCATAGATCGAACCGTGGCTCATTTGCTCTTCCATAGACCTTTGGATTCATCAGGAAAAAAATCCGACGCGTCTGAATCACCTATTTCTACCAAGTTGCCATGTGAACACAAAACAGCGGGCTTAGTGAACTTGTCAAATGAATGCTTTCCTGACAGGGTGAAGATCAAGCAGTGCTTTCCTCGCCAAGGATCTGTAAGTTGTTGCCCATCGGCTGATCCCGGTTCTGTGGACCAGTTTAAAAATAGTCCTCTGATGGATACCTCGGAAGACGCATCTAACAATGGTCCGGCACCAGCGCATGGTGGAACTATGAAGGTTGAAGCTTCTCTCTGA
- the LOC126603468 gene encoding F-box/kelch-repeat protein At3g06240-like, which translates to MREFPPELLFEILLRLPPEDLLRCLCVSKAWNATIHDKTFIKSHLQRSIQTNSFGSLFVSATFPCNKCSFKFSDIYDDGTIERAMKIEQPPLQDAESGTPFPSALVSSNGIICIRTGLYEDDFVLWNPSIRKFKKIPSPTFEQSPSPDIHVYLGYGFGYDSTNGDYKLLGIANFNEAVHQCQIYSLKSNSWRKIRNMPCDEFHMIVSRILFSNGALSWLAQNMLDRKMHVVTFELATEKYHWFPTPVDENVQLEVLGDSQCIFRRLRTMDAWIMKEHGSWTLLYSIELPPMSRVNRWCLG; encoded by the coding sequence ATGCGGGAGTTCCCACCGGAGTTACTCTTTGAAATCCTTTTGCGGCTCCCGCCTGAGGACTTGTTGCGATGTTTATGTGTTTCCAAAGCTTGGAATGCTACCATCCATGACAAAACCTTCATCAAATCCCATCTCCAACGCTCCATCCAAACCAATTCATTTGGCTCTCTTTTTGTATCAGCAACTTTTCCTTGCAATAAATGTTCGTTCAAGTTCTCTGATATTTACGACGACGGTACTATAGAACGAGCCATGAAAATCGAGCAGCCGCCACTGCAAGACGCAGAAAGCGGGACTCCTTTTCCTTCCGCGTTGGTCTCATCCAATGGGATAATTTGCATTCGCACCGGGCTGTACGAGGACGATTTTGTTTTGTGGAATCCGTCAATTCGAAAGTTCAAAAAGATTCCCTCCCCAACGTTTGAGCAGTCTCCATCACCAGATATACATGTGTACCTAGGCTATGGATTCGGGTATGATTCAACAAATGGTGACTATAAACTTTTGGGAATTGCGAATTTTAATGAGGCTGTgcatcaatgtcaaatttataGCCTAAAATCCAACTCATGGAGAAAGATAAGAAACATGCCTTGCGATGAGTTTCATATGATTGTAAGTCGGATCCTGTTTTCGAACGGTGCTCTAAGTTGGCTGGCACAGAACATGTTAGATAGAAAAATGCATGTTGTGACCTTTGAGCTTGCCACCGAGAAATATCACTGGTTTCCCACCCCGGTTGATGAGAATGTGCAGTTAGAGGTCTTGGGAGACTCTCAATGTATTTTTCGTCGTTTGCGCACCATGGATGCTTGGATTATGAAGGAACATGGATCTTGGACCCTGCTTTATTCTATAGAGCTGCCCCCTATGAGTAGGGTTAATCGGTggtgtttgggataa
- the LOC126600823 gene encoding protein LNK2-like isoform X2: protein MFDWNDEELANIIWGEAGESDDHIVPYNEASDDYCNKKEWKQESHTIKPTEQKIHGSKIDLQDRKLENSSNFDTGEGISTSEFGMDSWPDLSLSNVAKSEQHCTAEGIQLDKDGEIFQNSNEGKEQGDLVDYGWANIGSFDDLDQIFSNDDTIFGNVSLGNAEELWSSRDATNSPIKAFPVSSDSRSFTSGYGKMDYSTGHGLRNVHATLDQVEYAAGKSKPVDKEQSDMDTGKSTLTNPYLNAENSSSPNEIADKVSRQKKLMRCRKKLEEKNEEKSVQDFYGTWPSSRTPSGHFENQSEHFMLQSSPSAALTQKRQLQGPESLPYQESLPYQHISNQSVAQSMYGNLTNPSMHVSSHILPGEFKHQNLFSGCEVSSGKANTINKSLDTSAKPLTMSPQEKIEKLRRRQQLQAMLAIQKQQQQLSHQISSTTQSSSQKCPQENQIQHFERADLEVEGLSTLPSLDPNSSMEQDDSNIVSAAVDDHSAEDTILYRLQDIVSKLDIKIRLCIRDSLFRLAQSAVQRHYNSDTSSSNKISKDEDEVVAKDEINSHNRFGRILDLETETNPIDRTVAHLLFHRPLDSSGKKSDASESPISTKLPCEHKTAGLVNLSNECFPDRVKIKQCFPRQGSVSCCPSADPGSVDQFKNSPLMDTSEDASNNGPAPAHGGTMKVEASL, encoded by the exons ATGTTTGATTGGAACGACGAAGAG CTTGCAAACATAATATGGGGTGAGGCAGGTGAGAGTGATGATCATATTGTGCCTTATAACGAGGCAAGTGATGATTATTGCAACAAGAAGGAATGGAAACAAGAGTCTCACACCATCAAGCCTACCGAACAGAAGATCCATGGGTCCAAAATTGACTTGCAAGACAGAAAGTTGGAAAACAGTTCCAATTTTGATACGGGTGAAGGAATTTCTACCTCTGAATTTGGAATGGACTCGTGGCCTGATTTATCATTATCTAATGTTGCAAAAAGTGAACAACATTGCACAG CTGAGGGaatccaacttgataaagatGGTGAAATTTTTCAAaactccaatgaaggtaaagAACAAGGTGATCTTGTTGACTACGGATGGGCTAACATTGGAAGTTTTGATGATCTTGACCAGATTTTCAG CAATGATGACACTATATTTGGCAACGTAAGTCTTGGTAATGCTGAAGAGCTATGGTCTTCTAGAGATGCAACTAACAGTCCAATCAAAGCCTTTCCTGTATCTTCAGATTCACGGAGTTTCACATCAG GCTATGGGAAGATGGATTATTCTACAGGTCATGGTCTGCGGAATGTGCATGCCACACTTGATCAAGTAGAATATGCTGCAGGTAAAAGTAAGCCCGTGGACAAGGAACAG TCAGATATGGACACGGGCAAAAGCACTTTGACAAATCCTTACCTGAATGCTGAAAATTCTTCTTCCCCAAATGAAATAGCTGATAAG GTTTCTAGGCAGAAAAAGTTAATGAGGTGTCGTAAAAAGTTGGAGGAAAAAAATGAGGAGAAATCAGTGCAAGATTTTTATGGTACTTGGCCTTCATCAAGAACCCCTTCTGGACATTTTGAAAACCAATCGGAACACTTCATGCTACAATCTTCCCCTTCTGCAGCTCTCACTCAGAAGAGACAGCTTCAAGGACCCGAGTCTTTACCCTACCAGGAGTCTTTACCCTACCAGCATATCTCAAACCAAAGTGTGGCCCAGTCTATGTATGGGAACCTCACTAATCCATCTATGCATGTGTCATCTCACATTCTGCCTGGGGAATTTAAGCATCAAAATTTGTTTTCTGGTTGTGAAGTTTCTTCTGGAAAGGCAAATACTATAAACAAGTCATTAGATACTTCTGCAAAGCCGCTAACCATGTCTCctcaagaaaaaattgaaaagttaaGGAGGCGGCAGCAACTACAGGCAATGCTTGCCATTCAGAAGCAACAGCAACAACTTAGTCATCAAATCTCTAGTACCACTCAGTCTAGCTCTCAAAAATGTCCGCAGGAAAATCAAATTCAGCACTTTGAGAGAGCTGATCTGGAAGTTGAAGGCTTAAGTACTCTTCCTTCTCTGGACCCAAACTCATCCATGGAACAAGATGATTCCAATATAGTTTCTGCAGCAGTTGATGATCACTCAGCGGAGGATACAATACTTTATAGGCTTCAAGATATTGTATCAAAG TTGGACATCAAAATAAGGCTTTGCATACGGGATAGCTTGTTCCGGTTGGCTCAAAGTGCAGTGCAGAGGCATTATAATAGTGATACTAGCAGTTCAAACAAAATTAGCAAGGATGAGGATGAAGTCGTTGCAAAGGATGAAATCAATAGTCATAACAG GTTTGGTAGGATACTGGATTTGGAAACAGAGACCAATCCCATAGATCGAACCGTGGCTCATTTGCTCTTCCATAGACCTTTGGATTCATCAGGAAAAAAATCCGACGCGTCTGAATCACCTATTTCTACCAAGTTGCCATGTGAACACAAAACAGCGGGCTTAGTGAACTTGTCAAATGAATGCTTTCCTGACAGGGTGAAGATCAAGCAGTGCTTTCCTCGCCAAGGATCTGTAAGTTGTTGCCCATCGGCTGATCCCGGTTCTGTGGACCAGTTTAAAAATAGTCCTCTGATGGATACCTCGGAAGACGCATCTAACAATGGTCCGGCACCAGCGCATGGTGGAACTATGAAGGTTGAAGCTTCTCTCTGA
- the LOC126603457 gene encoding F-box/kelch-repeat protein At3g23880-like: MCLDLVRLKKVFRKQSKFHNAHLKIKQTETIKTHAQRKLNTKPTRILQVSSMAEFPPELIFEILLRLPPEGLLRCLCVSKSWNATIHDKNFIKSHLQRSIQTNSFGSLYVYAGFYHDGRKLKFSTIYNDGTIEQATGIGQSPLQDVEGRIPFPYTLVSCNGIICIRTETVDKVEEFVLWNPSIQKFKKIPSPTFEQPPSSDIYLHRRYGFGYDSANDDYKLLGIAMFFVNWDLNISVHQYQIYSLKSNSWRKIKNMPRDEFQFSASEIVFLNGCLSWQAYNVLDKKFYVVTFELASEKYHWFPNPVNGIVYLEVLGDSLFIFRLRTTIDAWIMKEHGSWTLLYSIEQAAMRWVHTFIP, translated from the exons ATGTGCCTTGACCTCGTGAGGTTGAAGAAAGTTTTCCGTAAGCAATCAAAGTTCCACAAC GCACATTTAAAAATCAAGCAAACCGAAACCATAAAAACCCACGCACAAAGGAAGCTTAACACTAAACCTACAAGAATTCTGCAAGTCTCATCCATGGCGGAGTTCCCACCGGAGCTGATCTTTGAAATCCTTTTACGGCTCCCGCCCGAGGGCTTGTTACGATGCTTATGTGTTTCCAAATCTTGGAATGCTACCATCCATGACAAAAACTTTATCAAATCCCATCTCCAGCGCTCCATCCAAACCAATTCTTTTGGCTCTCTTTATGTATATGCAGGTTTTTACCACGACGGGAGGAAGTTGAAGTTCTCTACTATTTACAACGACGGTACTATAGAACAAGCCACGGGAATCGGACAGTCGCCTCTGCAAGACGTAGAAGGCCGGATCCCTTTTCCTTACACGTTGGTCTCATGCAATGGGATAATTTGCATTCGCACCGAGACGGTCGACAAGGTCGAGGAATTTGTTTTGTGGAATCCGTCaattcaaaagttcaaaaagATACCCTCCCCAACGTTTGAGCAGCCTCCATCGTCAGACATATATTTGCACCGTCGCTATGGATTCGGGTATGATTCAGCAAACGACGACTATAAACTTTTGGGAATTGCAATGTTTTTTGTTAATTGGGACTTGAATATTTCTGTGCACCAATATCAAATTTATAGCCTAAAATCCAACTCATGGAGAAAGATAAAAAACATGCCGCGTGATGAGTTTCAATTCAGTGCGAGTGAGATCGTGTTTTTGAACGGTTGTCTAAGTTGGCAGGCATATAACGTATTAGAtaaaaaattctatgttgtCACCTTTGAGCTTGCCAGTGAGAAATATCACTGGTTTCCCAACCCGGTTAATGGGATTGTGTATTTAGAGGTCTTGGGAGACTCTCTATTTATTTTTCGTTTGCGAACCACCATAGATGCTTGGATTATGAAGGAACATGGATCTTGGACCCTGCTTTATTCTATAGAGCAGGCCGCTATGCGTTGG GTCCATACATTCATACCATAG